The following are encoded together in the Macrobrachium rosenbergii isolate ZJJX-2024 chromosome 21, ASM4041242v1, whole genome shotgun sequence genome:
- the LOC136850008 gene encoding uncharacterized protein isoform X2, protein MLSTYTTFLASPEPGPRVRQLSLSASAAAVVPDCNQSAREGERARPSDAFIFAIDIFKEVKMKVLMDYFRKIEVKFYLDDNGRKEIRKIETKLFGARIVPFIARIIQIFSLQLDGHEDFYGNYITTYKEPFGDTIHFSTDAELQKALADLLRQNRKRGSGDAPLFKVDIKRRRRSSNRDGTSKNINNKTDAKDSKDTPVLKVYVTNENNSEETTKNNNYNANKTGCGLLQPY, encoded by the exons ATGCTTAGTACGTACACCACCTTCCTTGCCTCTCCCGAGCCAGGCCCAAGAGTCCGTCAGCTGAGCTTGAGCGCCAGTGCTGCTGCCGTTGTCCCCGACTGCAACCAGTCagcgagggagggagagagagcgagaccgAGCGACGCCTTCATCTTCGCTATTGACATTTTCAA AGAAGTCAAGATGAAAGTCCTCATGGATTACTTCCGGAAGATCGAGGTGAAGTTCTACCTGGACGACAACGGCCGCAAGGAAATCAGGAAGATCGAGACGAAGCTCTTCGGAGCCAGGATCGTCCCTTTCATCGCTCGAATCATCCAGATCTTCAGTCTCCAGTTGGACGGACACGAAGATTTCTACGGAAACTACATCACCACCTACAAAG agccCTTTGGTGACACCATCCATTTCTCTACAGACGCAGAACTGCAAAAGGCTCTGGCAGACTTACTGAGACAAA ATCGGAAGCGTGGTTCTGGAGATGCCCCGCTTTTCAAAGTAgacatcaaaagaagaagaaggagcagcaacagagatggaaCATCAAAGAATATCAACAACAAAACTGATG CCAAGGATTCGAAAGACACCCCAGTCCTCAAGGTTTACGTGACCAACGAAAACAACAGCGAAGAAACAACGAAGAACAACAACTACAACGCCAACAAGACAGGCTGTGGTCTCCTTCAGCCTTACTGA
- the LOC136850008 gene encoding uncharacterized protein isoform X1, whose protein sequence is MPVKYLFRCIAESFVYILLVYTGSFKYFFSEQLSTQVSEREVKMKVLMDYFRKIEVKFYLDDNGRKEIRKIETKLFGARIVPFIARIIQIFSLQLDGHEDFYGNYITTYKEPFGDTIHFSTDAELQKALADLLRQNRKRGSGDAPLFKVDIKRRRRSSNRDGTSKNINNKTDAKDSKDTPVLKVYVTNENNSEETTKNNNYNANKTGCGLLQPY, encoded by the exons ATGCCTGTTAAGTATCTTTTCCGTTGTATTGCGgagtcttttgtttacattttgttagtATATACTGGaagctttaagtattttttttcggAGCAGTTGTCAACTCAAGTGTCTGAGAG AGAAGTCAAGATGAAAGTCCTCATGGATTACTTCCGGAAGATCGAGGTGAAGTTCTACCTGGACGACAACGGCCGCAAGGAAATCAGGAAGATCGAGACGAAGCTCTTCGGAGCCAGGATCGTCCCTTTCATCGCTCGAATCATCCAGATCTTCAGTCTCCAGTTGGACGGACACGAAGATTTCTACGGAAACTACATCACCACCTACAAAG agccCTTTGGTGACACCATCCATTTCTCTACAGACGCAGAACTGCAAAAGGCTCTGGCAGACTTACTGAGACAAA ATCGGAAGCGTGGTTCTGGAGATGCCCCGCTTTTCAAAGTAgacatcaaaagaagaagaaggagcagcaacagagatggaaCATCAAAGAATATCAACAACAAAACTGATG CCAAGGATTCGAAAGACACCCCAGTCCTCAAGGTTTACGTGACCAACGAAAACAACAGCGAAGAAACAACGAAGAACAACAACTACAACGCCAACAAGACAGGCTGTGGTCTCCTTCAGCCTTACTGA